In Rhodococcus pseudokoreensis, the DNA window TTCACCCCGGAGGGGGCGACGCCGGCGTTCGACCTGACCGAGGCCGGCACGAAGAAGCGGCTCGCGGTGTGGCTGGTGCACGACCCTCGGGAGGTGGAGGGGATAGCCCGGCTCGGGCCCGACGCCCTCGCCGTCACCGAACCCGAGTTCGCGGCGCTGCTGTCCACCACGTCGGCGCGGATCAAGAATGGGCTCGTCGACCAGTCGCTGCTCGCCGGCGTCGGTAACGCCTACTCCGACGAAATCCTGCACACTGCAAAGATTTCCCCCTTCGCGACGTCGCGCACCCTGCCGGAAGACCAGGTGCACGTGCTGTATGGCGCGATGCGGTCCGTGCTCACCGACGCCGTCGAGAGGTCGCTCGGTCAGGACGCGGCGCGGCTGAAGGGGGAGAAGCGATCCGGGATGCGCGTCCACGCCCGGACCGGCCTGCCCTGCCCCGTCTGCGGTGACACCGTCCG includes these proteins:
- a CDS encoding Fpg/Nei family DNA glycosylase; amino-acid sequence: MPELPEVEALAEFLREHAVGAVVGRVDVAALSVLKTFDPPITALQGRDVTGAARFGKHLALDCSGLWLVTHLSRGGWLRWTDNPSAAPPKPGKGPLALRVHFFTPEGATPAFDLTEAGTKKRLAVWLVHDPREVEGIARLGPDALAVTEPEFAALLSTTSARIKNGLVDQSLLAGVGNAYSDEILHTAKISPFATSRTLPEDQVHVLYGAMRSVLTDAVERSLGQDAARLKGEKRSGMRVHARTGLPCPVCGDTVREVSFAEKSFQYCATCQTGGKVLADRRMSRLLK